Below is a window of Methanobacteriaceae archaeon DNA.
TCTTACTTGTTGCTGGTAACCTATTAATTAGCGACTTCGCCAGTAGTGTTTTAAACATAATTAGCGCTATGTTTCCCCTATTAATACTCATTTTTATAATTAAGGAAGATTAAAATTCTAATATCATTTATCCATAAAAGCCATTATAAATGGGGCTTTAGTTTGATGGTAATGTAATAGATAGGTCCAAGGGAGGTAAATTCTGCAAACAATGCAGTACTCAGACCAAATAACAACAGATCACAGCCAGGAATTCACACGCACTCGCTGTTATATGGAAATAGAACTTGGTTTAAGTTACTGTCCAGTTTGTGGATCTGGTCTTAACTGACATTTAAATTAAAGTATAAAAACATTAATAATGACTTAAAAGTATTTTCAACATAAATCAATAGTTTCTGTGTTACTAATCTAACAAAATAATTTAAATTAAATATTTAAATTATTTATTAATAAAAGATATATAAAAAATAATAAAATATAGAAATAGACAAAAAAATGTCAAAAAATGAGATGGGGTTGGGAATTTGGTTAGATTCTTGCACACTGCTGACTGGCACCTGGGAATGAAATACAGTCAATTACATGAGAATGCAGAAAAAGCTAGACAAATTAGAATAAAAACCATCCAGAAACTACTGGACCAGGCAGGACAAGTTGATTTTATATTGATGGCTGGTGACTTATTTGACAGTAATGATGTGGATAAGAGACTTTTGAATACTGTTTCTGAAATACTGGGCCAATCAACCGTGCCCACATACATCATTCCTGGAAACCATGATCCTCTCACCCTTGACTCATTATACAGGGACCCGGTCTGGGACAACCTGGATAATGTTATCGTTTTCAAAGAATCTGAACCCTTCACTATCCCTCATCTTAGTGTAACCATTTACCCCTCTCCAGTCAGCCAGAAACAATCCAAAAATGATCCCACCCAATGGATTAACTCTCATAATGTGGAAAGTGAAGATAATCCAAGAAATGATAGAAATGACATTAAGATAGGTCTGGCCCACGGAAACCTGGCCATCGAGGGTTTTATAGACAATCCCAACTTTCCCATAAACCCCAACCGAACAGAGATATCAGATTTGGACTATCTGGCATTAGGAGAATGGCACTCTCTCTACACCCATCAGGACTCATCAGGAATTAACCGCACTGTCTACCCTGGAACCCCAGAAACCACCAAATTCAGTGAACAAAATAGTGGAAAAGCAGTAATCGTTGATATCCAACACCCACGCTCTCCACCAATTATACAAGAAATGGACGTGGGCAACCTAACATGGGAAAAACACAAAGAGCAAATCAACAGCATGATCGATGCTCAAAACCTTCACTTTAAAATTCAACAGATAAAAAATCCACAAAAACGGGTTATATCCATAAACCTGACTGGAGTCACAGATCAGGACACCATTAACTACCTGGACGCATTTCAAAGTGAGTTCCAGAATCGGTTTATGCACTTTGACATTAGAAAAGATGGTCTTTTCCTCAAACCCAACCTTTTAGAACTTCAAGCTCTCCTCCCTGAGGGTGCAGTGGTTAACCGCACCTTCGAAGCCCTGATAGCCTTGATGAAAACCCAGCCCGAAATACAGGAATATTCCGAGCTGGACCCGGAACGTACCAGACAAATATTCAACGAACTGCGGGGCAGCGAAGTGTTAGAAGGATTATCACCAGAAATTATTAACCGTGCCATCCTTTTAATGTACCAGCTCATCAGGGAGGCAGCACCATGAACATCAAAACCATCCACCTGGAAAACTGGAAAAAATTCATCAACCCAGTGGAAATTCAATTAGAAGAAGGAATAAACGTATTATACGGTCCCAATGAAAGTGGAAAAACCACCTTAATTGACTCTATCATCACCACCTTCTACTCCAAGCACACCAGCAACTCCCAGAAAATAAAATCTCTCAAACCATGGGGAACTTCACTTCATCCCAGAAGCAGTATAACATTCACCAAAAATAACCACCAATACCGTATCACCAAGGGATTCCATGAAAAGAAGAGTTTGCTTGAGAAAATGGATCAGGGATCCTGGATTAAAATCGCAGAAGGAGATCAGGCTGATAAAAAACTCATTCAACTAGTTGGTGGGCAGATAGCACCAAGAGGTGACACCAAACCTGAATACTGGGGACTAGGACAGAGCCTGTGGATGGTGCAGGGAAACCCTATCATCCAGGAGGAACTAAACGACGAGACTGTTTCATCCATGCAAAAAATGGTAAACGCCACCATTGAATCAGATGATGAAAAGAAAGTACTCAGAGAAATCAGATCCAGATTTATGGAAAACTTCTCACCAGTAAAGAAGGAACTTAAAAAAAAGAGCCAGCTGGGAAGGTTAAAGGACGAAATAAACAGCTTAAAAAGTGAATTAGACCTATCAAATTCTAAAATAAGAAAAAAAGAAACCCTTATAAGATCATTAGAGGATAACCAGATTCTTGTTGAAAAGATCCAGGGCAATTTAGAGACTGCAAAAAAAGAAAAAACCCAACTGGAACGTGAAGTGGAAGAAGCACATGAACATCAGAGAAACAGAGAAAAACTGGAAAATGAAATAGAAAAACTTAAAAAAGAATTTGAATCTTCCAAAGAACGTTCAGAGGAGATAGAAAAAGCCAAATCTGAGATTAAGAGAATCATAGAATCCAATAATGCTATAAAACTTCGATTAGAACCCTTAAAAGCTGAGTTAGATAAATTGAATAAGAAAATGGATGATGATAACACTGCCATCCGTAATTTAGATGAACAAATAAACATCCATTTGGATGAAAAAAAAAATAGCAGGCATTGCCCACACTGCGGTTATTGATGAACAGACCCTGGATGAGAAAAAAATTCAGTTTAATGAGATAACTGACCTGAAAAGAGATATAAAACACACCAAAGAGAAATATGATTCCATAATTGTTCCTGATAATCAGGAAATGAAGAAGATTGAAGAATTATATCAGGATATACGTGATGCAGAAACCAGTCTAAAAGCTATGGGACTGAAAATCAAGGCTACTCCTGATAAGAAAATGTCAGGTGAGATATTCCGGGATGGTGAAAAAAATAGCTTCCATCTCGAACATGAATCCGGGAATTGGACTGCACATCAATCTCTGAAAATGTTCATTCATGGTGTGGGGGAAATCACAGTCACAAGCGGAAGCCAAGATGTGCAGGGAATGAAAGAAAAACTGGAAAACTTGAAAACTCAATACCAGG
It encodes the following:
- a CDS encoding AAA family ATPase, which translates into the protein MNIKTIHLENWKKFINPVEIQLEEGINVLYGPNESGKTTLIDSIITTFYSKHTSNSQKIKSLKPWGTSLHPRSSITFTKNNHQYRITKGFHEKKSLLEKMDQGSWIKIAEGDQADKKLIQLVGGQIAPRGDTKPEYWGLGQSLWMVQGNPIIQEELNDETVSSMQKMVNATIESDDEKKVLREIRSRFMENFSPVKKELKKKSQLGRLKDEINSLKSELDLSNSKIRKKETLIRSLEDNQILVEKIQGNLETAKKEKTQLEREVEEAHEHQRNREKLENEIEKLKKEFESSKERSEEIEKAKSEIKRIIESNNAIKLRLEPLKAELDKLNKKMDDDNTAIRNLDEQINIHLDEKKNSRHCPHCGY
- a CDS encoding DNA repair exonuclease gives rise to the protein MVRFLHTADWHLGMKYSQLHENAEKARQIRIKTIQKLLDQAGQVDFILMAGDLFDSNDVDKRLLNTVSEILGQSTVPTYIIPGNHDPLTLDSLYRDPVWDNLDNVIVFKESEPFTIPHLSVTIYPSPVSQKQSKNDPTQWINSHNVESEDNPRNDRNDIKIGLAHGNLAIEGFIDNPNFPINPNRTEISDLDYLALGEWHSLYTHQDSSGINRTVYPGTPETTKFSEQNSGKAVIVDIQHPRSPPIIQEMDVGNLTWEKHKEQINSMIDAQNLHFKIQQIKNPQKRVISINLTGVTDQDTINYLDAFQSEFQNRFMHFDIRKDGLFLKPNLLELQALLPEGAVVNRTFEALIALMKTQPEIQEYSELDPERTRQIFNELRGSEVLEGLSPEIINRAILLMYQLIREAAP